TCATCTTCTTCGCCTATATCGGCTTCGACGCCGTCTCCACCGCCGCCGAGGAGGCGAAGAACCCGCAGCGCGACCTGCCGATCGGCATTATCGCCAGCCTCGTGGTCTGCACCCTGCTCTACGTCGCCACCGCCATCGTCCTCACCGGCCTCGCCCCCTGGCACACCCTCGGATCGGCCGAGCCGCTCGCCGTGGCCTTCGCCGCCCGCGGGATGCACTGGGCCGCGGGTATCATCTCGCTCGGCGCGCTCTTCGCCACGACCTCCGTCTTGGTGGCCTTTCAGATCGCCCAGCCGCGCATCTTCTTCGCGATGGCCCGCGACGGGCTGCTGCCGCAGTGGGCGGCCCGCGTCCACCCGCGCTACCGGACGCCCCATGTGACGACGATCCTCACCGGCGTCCTGGTGGGGGTCTTCTCGGGCTTGACCAACATCAACGAGATGGTCGAGCTGACCAACATCGGCACGCTCTTCGCGTTCGTGCTGGTGGCGATCGGCATCATGGTGCTGCGCCATGTCGACCCGCAGCGCCCGCGCCCCTTTCGCGCGCCCCTCGTGCCCCTGGTGCCGATCGGCTGCATCCTCTGCTGCGGCTGGCTGATGTTCGAGCTGCCGCTGGTCACCTGGCTGCGCTTCGGCGCCTGGCTGGCCATCGGCCTGGCGGTCTATTGGCTCTACGGCGCGCGGCACAGCCGGCTGAACACGCGCAGCGACGCGGCTCGCGCCGGCCGCGGCTAGGGTCGCGCGACGCCGAGATTGAAGTTCGGCATACCGGCCATGCCGCAGGTCTTCATGATCTTCGTGATCACGTCGCTGCGCAGGTGCTTGTCCGCGAGCAGCAACACAAACGCATCGTCGGGCTTGAGCTTCTTGAGCTGGAGCAGCCGCGCCATCCGCGTGTAGAGGGGCACGATCTTGTTGCCCTGCAGGTCCTGGGGCGCGATCTCGCCCTTGCGCAGGCGCATCACGTGCGAGTCCATCAGCTTGATCTCGTTCTGGCTGGCCGTCACGGTCAGGGTCACGACGAGGCCCTTATCCGAATGCGAGGGCGGCAGCGCGAGCCCCTGGGCGCCCTCCAGCATCACCGACTGCGAGCGATAGCCGAGGAGCAGGAAGAAGAGCAGACAGGTCAGAATGTCGATCATCGGCGTGAGGTTGAGGACAATCTCCTTGGCCTCACCCGCCCCATCGTGCTTGCCGCCTATCATCTGTGCTTGCCGCCCATCATCGTCGTTGCCTCACTCCACGATCGTCGAGACGACGGCCTCGGGGAAGACCGGCACGCGTAGCGGCCGCCGCTTCGTCCCACCCTCCCGGTCGCGCGAGGCGTCCATCGCCTTGACCACCGCCTCATAGAGGACGGCCGGCGCCGGCGTGATCACGATCGTGCTCGAGTTGGGGTACTTCTTCTTCACGCCCAGCAGATGCTGGTGCAAACCCTCGTAGTCATAGTCGCCGGCGCGTTTTGGCAGCGTCTTGCGCAGACCCGCCAGCTCGGCCTCGCTCATCGTGTCGTGACTGGCGCTGACCACCATCCCGCTCTCGGTGATCTGGAGGCCCATCGTCACCTTGGCGCGGCTGGCGTTGGGGTCGGCGTCGCCGTCGCTGAGCACCGGCACGCTGGCGTTGATCAGCGCGATGATCACCGCGCCGAAGGAGATCAGCAGGAAGAAGAGCAGACAGGTCAAAATGTCGATCATCGGCGTGAGGTTGAGATAGATCTCATCCTCCTCATCCGACGCACCGCTGAAACCGCCGCCGTGCCCGCCGCTCAACACTGCGCTAGCCCTCCGCTCAACACTGCGCTAGCCCTCCGCTCAACACTGCGCTAGCCCTCCGCTCAACACTGCGCTAGCCCTCTTTGCGCGGCGCCGCTGCGGCGCGGGAGTTCTTGGTCACGATCATGTCGACCACCGAGGTGACGGCATGCTCCATCCGCTCCAGCAGCTTGTTCTGCTTGCTGCTGAGCACGACGAAGAAGAACACGAGTGCAGCCGCCACCGAGAGCGCGAAGAAGGTCGCGCGGAAGGCGATCGCGATACCGGCAGAGAGCGCCTCCTGGCGCTTGACGGCGTCACCGCCCTCCATCCCGGAGAAGGCGATGATCAGTCCGCGAATCGTCCCGAGCAAGCCGACCATCGTGGCGATATTCGCCAGATGCGGCAGGAAGGCGACGCCGCGCTTGAACTTCGGGATCTCCTTGGCCGCGGCGACCTCGACCGCGCGGCGGATTTCCTTCTCCGACTTGTTGGCGCGCAGCAGCACGGCCTTGAGGATCGAGGTCAGCGGATGGACCTTTGTGTTGCAGTACTGCAGGGCGCGCGCGTAGTTGTTGTTGGCGATCTGGCTGAAGATCGCCCCCGTCAGCTCGTCCTCGGCCAAGCGCAGCCGAAACCATAACAGGTAGGCTTTGTGCATGATCGCCGCCAGGGCATAGATCGACACGGCGAGGATCGTGTACATGAAGGGGCCGCCCTCGTTGAACACCGCTAGAATTCCGCTCATCACCCTTCCTCTCGTGTCCGGAATGCGCTGCTCGACCCACGCGCCGGCGTCGGTGCCGGCGCGCTAAGGTCGGTCGCATGCTGCGAGTCCCTTGGTACCGGTTCGTTATGTCCTTGGTACCGGTTCGTCATGTCGCGCCGCTGGTTGAGCGCCGCTGGTTGCACAGGGGCCGCCTCGCCCCGCCTGCGCCTCGCCTCACCGCCAGCTGAACAACTGAGCGACCGATACTACACTGCCGCGATTGGGCCGGGCAAGACGGCGCGCACGTTCCGGCCAACATCGCCGCGGTCGACCGCGAGGGTTCCCCTTGACGGGGCCCGGTCGCGCGGGCTAGGGGGAGGGCAGACGTCAGGCAGGGGGCAGCGATGTTCGGCCGACTCTTACCCAAGGAACCCAGCTTCTTCTCCTACTTCGAGCAGCACGCCGAGCTCACGCTCCGGGGCGTGCGGGAGTTCCAGGGCCTGGCGACCGAGGGCATCGGGCGCGGCCACAGCCAGCGTATCCTCGAGATCGAGCACCAGGCGGACGGGGTGACGCATCGCTGTATCGAGGCGCTGCATCGCACCTTCATTACGCCGCTCGATCGCGACGACATCCACCAGTTGATCTCGCGGATGGACGACATCCTCGATCACGTCGAGGCCGCCGCCGAGCGCATCACGCTCTACGAGGTACGCGAGCTGATGCCGGAGGTGCGCGACTTCGCCGCGGTGCTGGTGCGGGCCGTCGAGCATGTGCAACGCGCCGTGCGCTCGCTCGGGGACAAGCGGCGGACCAAGGAGGTGCTGGAGATCTGCATCGAGATCAACCGCATCGAGAACGAGGCCGACGCCCTGCTCCGCCGCGCGCTCGCTCGCCTCTTCCGCGAGGAGACGGATCCCCTCGAGGTGATCAAGTGGAAGGAGATCTTCGAGTACCTCGAGCGCGCCACTGACGTCTGCGAGGACGTGGCGAATCTGGTCGAGGGCATCATCCTGGAGGGCAACTGAGATGGCCGGGCTGTGGCCGATCGTCATCGCGACGGTGATCATGGCCCTCGCCTTCGACGTGATCAACGGCTTCCACGACGCGGCCAACTCGATCGCCACGGTCGTCTCGACGCGGGTCCTCACGCCGCGCGCTGCGGTGATCTGGGCGGCCTTCTTCAACTTCATCGCGATGTTCGTCTTCGCGCCCCATGTCGCCTCGACGATCGCCAAGATCGTCGTCATCCGACCGGAGGATCCGCGCTTCGTGCTGGTCGTGCTGGCCGGCCTGATCGGCGCCATCGTCTGGGACCTGATCACCTGGTGGTGGGGCCTGCCGACGAGCTCCTCGCATGCGCTGATCGGCGGCTTCGCCGGCGCCGGCATCACCTACGGCGGCTGGCAGGTGATTCGCTGGCATAAGCTGGTCGAGACGGTCACCTTCATTCCGCTGGCGCCGGTGATCGGCATGCTCGTCGGCTTCGCGATCATGCTCGCCATCTTCTGGCTCTTCCGCCGCTGGCGACCCGACCGCGTCGATCGCCTGTTCCGGCGCGGCCAGCTCGTCTCGGCCGCGCTCTATTCGCTCGGCCACGGCGGCAACGACGCGCAGAAGACCATGGGCATCATCATGGCGCTGTTGATCGCGGCGGGCTTCATGCACCCCGACACCGAGCTCGCGCTGACGAATATCGAGACGCTCTGGATCATCCTCTCCTGCCACGCGGCGATGGCCATCGGCACCGCGCTCGGCGGCTGGCGCATCGTGCGCACGATGGGGATGAAGATCACGCGCCTCAAGCCGGTCGGCGGCTTCTGCGCGGAGACGGCGGGCGCCTTCACGCTCTTTCTCGCCACGCACAGCGGCATTCCCGTCTCGACCACGCACACGATCACCGGCGCGATCATCGGCGTCGGCGCGATGACCAAGCTCTCCGGCATCCGCTGGGGCGTGGCCGCGCGCATCGTCTGGGCCTGGGTGCTGACGATCCCCGCCGCGGCCCTGGTGTCCTCGGTGACGATGAAGCTCTTCGAGCTGCTGCACGGCTAGGCAGGTCGTCGCGCCTAGGCAGGTCGTCGCCCGGCCGAGCCCCGCGCGCTCAGCTCCGCCGCTGTCGCTTGGCGCGACCCCGCTTCTGTAGCCGATCGAAAAGCCCGACGTGGCGTGGGGCCAGGCCCTCCGCGCCGAGCTGCTCGGCCAGCTC
This genomic stretch from Pseudomonadota bacterium harbors:
- a CDS encoding biopolymer transporter ExbD; the encoded protein is MIGGKHDGAGEAKEIVLNLTPMIDILTCLLFFLLLGYRSQSVMLEGAQGLALPPSHSDKGLVVTLTVTASQNEIKLMDSHVMRLRKGEIAPQDLQGNKIVPLYTRMARLLQLKKLKPDDAFVLLLADKHLRSDVITKIMKTCGMAGMPNFNLGVARP
- a CDS encoding biopolymer transporter ExbD, giving the protein MSGGHGGGFSGASDEEDEIYLNLTPMIDILTCLLFFLLISFGAVIIALINASVPVLSDGDADPNASRAKVTMGLQITESGMVVSASHDTMSEAELAGLRKTLPKRAGDYDYEGLHQHLLGVKKKYPNSSTIVITPAPAVLYEAVVKAMDASRDREGGTKRRPLRVPVFPEAVVSTIVE
- a CDS encoding MotA/TolQ/ExbB proton channel family protein, yielding MSGILAVFNEGGPFMYTILAVSIYALAAIMHKAYLLWFRLRLAEDELTGAIFSQIANNNYARALQYCNTKVHPLTSILKAVLLRANKSEKEIRRAVEVAAAKEIPKFKRGVAFLPHLANIATMVGLLGTIRGLIIAFSGMEGGDAVKRQEALSAGIAIAFRATFFALSVAAALVFFFVVLSSKQNKLLERMEHAVTSVVDMIVTKNSRAAAAPRKEG
- a CDS encoding DUF47 domain-containing protein codes for the protein MFGRLLPKEPSFFSYFEQHAELTLRGVREFQGLATEGIGRGHSQRILEIEHQADGVTHRCIEALHRTFITPLDRDDIHQLISRMDDILDHVEAAAERITLYEVRELMPEVRDFAAVLVRAVEHVQRAVRSLGDKRRTKEVLEICIEINRIENEADALLRRALARLFREETDPLEVIKWKEIFEYLERATDVCEDVANLVEGIILEGN
- a CDS encoding inorganic phosphate transporter, which codes for MAGLWPIVIATVIMALAFDVINGFHDAANSIATVVSTRVLTPRAAVIWAAFFNFIAMFVFAPHVASTIAKIVVIRPEDPRFVLVVLAGLIGAIVWDLITWWWGLPTSSSHALIGGFAGAGITYGGWQVIRWHKLVETVTFIPLAPVIGMLVGFAIMLAIFWLFRRWRPDRVDRLFRRGQLVSAALYSLGHGGNDAQKTMGIIMALLIAAGFMHPDTELALTNIETLWIILSCHAAMAIGTALGGWRIVRTMGMKITRLKPVGGFCAETAGAFTLFLATHSGIPVSTTHTITGAIIGVGAMTKLSGIRWGVAARIVWAWVLTIPAAALVSSVTMKLFELLHG